From Ignavibacterium sp.:
AAAAAGCCAGATTAACATTTCAATATATGATATAAAAGGTGAAAAGATTTTAGAATTGGTAAATGAGGAAAAAGAGAAAGGAATATATACAACGACATTAGAAAATGTTAAGCTCCCGTCGGGGATATATTTTGTAAGAATGATAACAAGCACTGGATACAGTGCAGTAATCAAAATAACACAAATAAAATAAGGAGCACTGATATGAAACATTTCATTGTTTTCTGTTTCTTCATTCTTCTTTGCAATAGTCTTGCAAAAGCACAGACCTATGCTAACATACCCGGACCCGAAAACGTCTTGGTAGTTTATAAGCAACCAACCGGACCTATGGATACTTTAGGCTGGGTTTTCGATTCAGTTATGCAATACTACACCACCGCCCGCAACATACCTGCGGTAAATGTGGTGAGGCTTATGAAATTTTAATTTAAGTTTAAAAGTATTAAGAACAACGATTTGGAGATAAGGAAATGTTAAACACAGTAAAATCCCATTATACGGGAAAGAGCATAATAATAATTTATTTATTGTTGAATTGCTTGTCACTATGTGATTTTATTATTGCCCGGCAAGAGGATACAGCCAAATCCAAACCCATCCAATACCGCCGCGGCATAGCATTGCAGGAAGGATACATAAGCTATGATGAATACTACTCAGATAAAGATATGCTTGAAGAAAAAAGAAGATTATTCCCAATAGAAAGCACAGGAGTATGGACAGAACTTCATCCCCGGATACCAAGAGTAACTTATTTTGGTGTTCACTTTGTCAATACTGATATTGGCTGGGCAGTCGGGAATTTGGGTGCTGTTATCAAAACAACTAATGGAGGAGATGACTGGACAATCTCAGAAACAAATACAACAACACTTCTTCTTAAAGTGCATTCTTTTGATGGACAAATAGTAATAGCAGCAGGTTATAATGGAATGATACTTCGCTCAAGTGATGGAGGAGAAACATTTGAACAAATACCAAGCGGAACAACAAATGACCTATGGGGATTGCAAATGCTGAATGATACTTTGGGTTTTGCCTGCGGATTAAACCAGACTTTACTAAAAACAACAGATGCAGGATTAAGCTGGCAGTCTGTTAGTGCAGGATTAAATGCACATTACTGGGCAATAGATTTTCTTAATGAACAATATGGAATGATTGCCTGTGGAGGAGGAAAAATATTAAAGACAACTGATGGAGGAAACACCTGGACTGAACACCAGGCAGGTGATGCAAGCGCATTATATGCGATAGATATAATTGATTCTCTGCATATAGCAGCAGCAGGATTTAACGGAAAGAATGTTTACAGCAGTAACGGCGGAATAAACTGGGTACAAAACAACCGCCTGCAGCACGATGAACTTAACAGCATAAAATTTATAAATGCTGATACAGGTTATACGATAGGTACTTACGGAGGAGATAGCTGGGGAATAAGAAAAACTACTAATAGAGGTGTAACCTGGTTTAGTCCTCCATCACCAAATTTAAGTGAATGGGAACTTGAACTGCTGCCCGGTGGAATTGGTTACTCGGTTGGAAGCACCTTATGGATAAACAAAACCACAGGAGGATATGACAACTGGGAAGGGTTATTCCTTAATGCACAATTTGTTGATGTTTTCTTTACAGATGAACTTACGGGTTATGCAGCAGATGGAAGATGGACTGGCGGACCATTATACAAAACCACAGACGGAGGAATAACCTGGTTTGGCTTGCCAAATTTCCCTTCCAATGCGTTTACCGGGTCGTTAAGATGTGTGATATTTACAGACAGCTTAACAGGCTTTGGAGGTGGTATGCCCGCAAGAATAGTAAAGACAACAGATGCAGGTAATAGCTGGTATGTTGTAAACAGAACAGGGTTAACAGATACAATAGGATTGATAAACAGGTTTTTCTTTATTAACCCAACAACCGGCTGGGCAGTAACCACAAGAGGAGGAATACTTAAAACAACTGATTCTGGAGAAAACTGGTTTGCTCAGTTGAATGCAGGTATTAGTGTTATTTTTTCTAGTATTTATTTTGTTGATTCGTTATATGGTTGGACAGCTAATTCAAATGCAAGGCCTTATAAAACTACTGACGGAGGAAATAATTGGGTTCATCAAAGTAATATAAATATTGGTTTTAGTCGGGATATCTATTTTCGAAATTTTTTAAATGGGTTTATTGTTGAAAGCAATATATTATATAAGTCTATAGATGGAGGTATTACATGGAATATAATCCTTGGTATAACAGGTTTTAGCATAGCAGCAAGATTTAGTCATTATGATGATATTATCTTTATTACAGGATTCAAAACTTATCGCTCTTTAAATGCTGGTGAAGACTGGAAAGACTTCAATGAATTAAATGGGGTAAGAATAAATGGGATTAGTTTACTCGGAGCAGGGCTAGGTTATGCAGTTGGTGATTTAGGGTTAGTTATAAAATATTTTGATGAAGATGTGCCGGTAGAACTAATTAGTTTTAATTCTGAGCTTGAGGGAAATATAGTTACTTTGAAATGGATTACTGCTACAGAAACCAACAATCAAGGATTTTTTATTCAAAGAAAAAAAGAGGATGAATTTGATTGGACAAATTTAGCTTTTATCAATGGTGTGGGGACCTCTACATCAATAAAGCATTACTACTATAATGATAATTTATCTTATTTCGGTAAATATAAATACCGTTTAAAACAAATTGACTTCAATGGTCAGTATGAATATAGTGATGAGATAGAAGTTGATTACATAAACAAGCTTAATTTTTATCTTTCGCAAA
This genomic window contains:
- a CDS encoding YCF48-related protein; translated protein: MLNTVKSHYTGKSIIIIYLLLNCLSLCDFIIARQEDTAKSKPIQYRRGIALQEGYISYDEYYSDKDMLEEKRRLFPIESTGVWTELHPRIPRVTYFGVHFVNTDIGWAVGNLGAVIKTTNGGDDWTISETNTTTLLLKVHSFDGQIVIAAGYNGMILRSSDGGETFEQIPSGTTNDLWGLQMLNDTLGFACGLNQTLLKTTDAGLSWQSVSAGLNAHYWAIDFLNEQYGMIACGGGKILKTTDGGNTWTEHQAGDASALYAIDIIDSLHIAAAGFNGKNVYSSNGGINWVQNNRLQHDELNSIKFINADTGYTIGTYGGDSWGIRKTTNRGVTWFSPPSPNLSEWELELLPGGIGYSVGSTLWINKTTGGYDNWEGLFLNAQFVDVFFTDELTGYAADGRWTGGPLYKTTDGGITWFGLPNFPSNAFTGSLRCVIFTDSLTGFGGGMPARIVKTTDAGNSWYVVNRTGLTDTIGLINRFFFINPTTGWAVTTRGGILKTTDSGENWFAQLNAGISVIFSSIYFVDSLYGWTANSNARPYKTTDGGNNWVHQSNINIGFSRDIYFRNFLNGFIVESNILYKSIDGGITWNIILGITGFSIAARFSHYDDIIFITGFKTYRSLNAGEDWKDFNELNGVRINGISLLGAGLGYAVGDLGLVIKYFDEDVPVELISFNSELEGNIVTLKWITATETNNQGFFIQRKKEDEFDWTNLAFINGVGTSTSIKHYYYNDNLSYFGKYKYRLKQIDFNGQYEYSDEIEVDYINKLNFYLSQNYPNPFNPTTNIDFNLPEKTFVKIILYDITGREIKKIKEQEMEAGYYSVMLTSEGISSGVYFYKMITGSGFTVVNKLTIIK